The Geminocystis sp. NIES-3708 genomic sequence TCATTAAAAATAAAAAGAATCTCTCAGGAGTGAATGGTATTTGCCCAATAAAATCTGAGTTTGAGATAAAAAAGAGGTGATTACTAACTTGGAAGACTCCGCAGACAGGAAGATTATATTTTTTGTGAGTTAATAAAATTCTCTCAAAGATGCACAAATATTGGTAATTTTTTTTACTATTCAACTTTTCTTCTTGTCTTCTTCCTCTCCTGTGTTTCTGCTTCAAACCTCAATCTAAATGCGCTTCAGTTTAACTGACTTTTGGTATAATCATTAAATCTTTCCCTTGATATATATAAAACGTTTCTGTTATCTCACCTGATCTTTTTAAAGAAATTTGAGTAATCTTTTGCCAATGTGTAAAATATTGACTGAATTTGTCTTCTTCCTCAATGAAACGCTTAGATGTCATATATAACCCTGTTTTTCCTTTTAAATTCTCTAACGGATACCAATAATTAAATCCTCGACTATCATCACAAAAACACACTAAGGGTATATTTGTTAAAGAATTAATTGCCATACCAATGTAACCACCAAGATAGTATTGATTAGTAAAAATAAAGTCACTGGATTTTAAGGCTTCGGTAAATGCACGAGAATCTGTCAATTGATGTCTAAATTGTACAATATCAATTAATTCTGTAGAAGGATCATTTTGAGGAGAAATTAAACCAGAAAAAAAGATATTTTGATTAGGTTTTTGAAATAATCCTAAATTAAAATGTAATAACATAATGAAAATAATGGTGTTAATCATCAAAAAAGAAAGATATAACCAACGCTTAACGCTTCTTGGAAAGTATTTAAGCCATTGTTCGACAAAATTTCCTAAAATTAAAGTTAAACCCCAAAATCCGGGCATAGACCATGTTGGTAATATTTGAGTAACTGCACCTAGTAAAGTAAATCCAATAGTTAACGGTAAAGAAATCCAGAGAATTAGTTGATAGCGATAGTTAGATTGAATAGTTATTTCATTCCAAAGACTTTTAAAACTTACCCACCAAAGAGGAAAACCAAAACTAGGAAATAAGTAACCAATGCTGACTAATGCCACAAGAATTATATTTAGGGGATTTATAATTAGTAATGAAGAATTCTGAGATTGAAAACGCCCTGATAATTGAAATCCAAAAGAAACCCAATCATGTTGCCAATTCCAATATAAAAGCGGAAATAAAGTTAAGATAAATAAAACTGTAGCGATATATAACCAATAGGATGTAAAAACTCGGCGATAAGGGGAATTAAAAAGACAAAATCCTACTAATCCTAATCCTAAAATAAAGCCATGATATTTTGATAAACAAGCTAAACCAACACAAATTGCTATCAAAATGAGACGATAACTAGGTTGATAATTCAACAAATTTTCAGAGGCAAAAAATTCATAATAACAGCATAATAAAGTTAATGTCCAAAAAAATATTAATGGTACATCAGGTAAAGTTAAAACTCCAAAAGCAACAGTAAAAATAGGAATAATTGAAGCAATAATTAAAGTTAATAATCCACTTTGATAGTTAAATAATTTTTTACCTGTTAAATAAAGAAAATAAAGACTAGCAGTAAAAATAATTAATGTGCCAATTCTGATGGTAAATTGATTAACCTCTCCTGTTAACCATACTCCTAAACCAGTGGTTAAAGAAACTAAAAGAGGATGATCAAAATAACTCCAATCTAAATTTTGACTATAAATATAATAATAGGCTTCATCATATCCCGGATATAAATAAATAGCGATAATTGTACGTATAATTAAACCTAAAAAAATAATATTTATAACAGGATAAGAGAAGATTGATAGTTTTGTTATTTTTGTCATTTATTCTACTCATTCACTTATATTTTACTGTTTCATGTAAATCATTTTACTTTTCCCAAAACTTATGGAATTTTATAATGTTATTTTAAACTTAAAATAAAAGTGATAACTAAAGTGTTAAAATAACAAATAAAATGTTCATTAATAACACTTAATTTTTTAATATAGATTTAGTTTTAATATCTCCTTTATGAAAGAAAACTTATTAACTTGGTTAGATCGTTTTTTAGTCGCTGATGTATTTTTAGTCATCATCGGTTTTGTTTGGTTTATCATCGCATTAATCCTCAAATCATTAGATGTTTCCCTACCATGGGAAATATGGTATCAACTATGGCAACCTGTATTTAATCCAGCAATAGATATTTTATTTATAGGTGCTTTGTTAAGTTGGATAATCAAGAAAATTGGACAAAAATTGAATACCTGAAGATTGATGAAATAAATTGACAATTTTTGATAAGTTAAAAATATCAAAAAGCAGAATATTTTATCAATTTATTCTTCTAAAAAATTAGAATTTTTATCTTTATCTATTGTCCAATCTTCATTTTCTCCCCCAATAATTAACTGACTAATGCCCACATATTCGTTAGCTAATTCTCTCAAAGCATTAATTAATATATCTAAACTAATTAAATCACTTGTGCCTAAATCAAACCAACACCTACCCCAATTTCCTAAAAATTCAAATTCTCCCATATTATGCATCGGAGACATCATGGAATTATCTGCTAAATCTTCATCATATTCCATATAACTAATATCAATCCCTAATTCTTGTATTTGTAGATTTTCGGCATTAAATCCTCCTAATTTGCCTAAATAAAACCATGAGTTAAATAATTCTTCTACATATTGTTTTTCCATTTCTGACGGCACATGATCAAATTCTAACCAAATCCATACATCAAAAGGATTAAATTCTCTAAATTTTATCTGCATTTTTTTATTTCTTGAATTCTAAGAATAATTAACAATATTTATTTATGTTGAACAATTTTTTATCTTTGTTTCTTAAATCTAATTGCCCTCTTTGTCAGCGTAATGCTGATAATATTATTTGCCAATATTGTGAGCAAAAATTACTCTCTTGTCAACTTACCAATTATAAACAATTTGGTCAATCCGATTTTCTTTTATTTGCTTGGGGTAAATATGATAGTTATTTAAAACGGGCGATCGCCGCCTTAAAATATGATAAAAATAAAGCCATAGGAGAATTATTAGGCAACTGGCTAGGAGAAGCATGGTTACAATCAGGGAATAAAAAAAAATATCCTCAACTAATGGTAATTCCCATTCCTTTACATGAGGATAAATTAAAAACCAGAGGTTTTAACCAAGCAGAATTAATAGCCAATGGTTTTTGTCAGGTTACAGGCTATCCTTTGCAAAGAAAATTATTAATGAGAATAAAAAATACTGAAGCAATGTTTGGTTTAAATCCTCAACAAAGACAGAAAAATATTAGTCAAGCCTTTTGTTTAGGAAAAGATTACACAAAAATAAATAAATATAACAAAATTCTCATTATTGATGATATTTATACCACTGGAATAACTGTAAATGAAGCGATACAAGTATTAAACAAAGTAAAGTTAAAAACAATAGGTGTAGCAACCGTTTCAGTGACAAAAAATGAATCATAGACGTTGCCGAGACGAAAAAGCATAAAAAATAAAATTTATTTCAAAATTAACAAAAAATCTTGTTGCAAAGAAAACAACCAGAATCTTTACTCTACGGCAACGTCACAAAGTTTAAGCATTTCTCAGTAATTGTTTCATTAGGTTATCTTTAACCATCATTTGACGAAATACTTCGATGAGATACTCTTGTGCTTGTTCATGACTCAACTTTTGAACTTGATCTTTTAATACCTCTAGCTTGAATTCTTGTTCAAGACTAAGTTTTGCTGATGTTTCCATAAATTTCACTCCTCAATTGGTAAGTTAGATAATAAGCTAACATATGGATATTAAAACTGCAACTTTGTCAAGAATTCTGTTTAAATTGTTACTTTTTTTAATAAAACATCATTGAATTTGTTCATATTTTATATTTGATAGGAAGATAAAATATCAGTATAAATAGGGAATTAAAAAGAAACTAAACATAAAAATACAGTAAATACCCCATTGTTTTACTTCAAATAGATGAAATATAATAATTAAATACATAAAAATAAAATTTTGTGGAAATATTTCTTAAAGGAATAGTTTAATTAAATTATCTATCTTCTAATCGTCAAATACGAATCTAAGATTATGTCCCATAAAACTGCTTCAGAATACAAAATTGAAAACGAAAAACTATTTATTCTTTATCAAACAAATCAAGATCTAAAAATTCGGAATCAAATTTTAGAGCTAAACTTAGGCTTAGTTAGAAAAGAAGTCTGTCATTGGATAAATCAGTGTCAAGAAAATTATGACGACTTATTGCAAGTAGGATGTATCGGTTTAATTCGTGCCATTGAAAGATTTAATCCCGAAAAAGGTTTTGCTTTTAGCTCCTTTGCGATACCTTATATTAAAGGAGAAATTCAACACTATCTCAGAGATAAAGGAGATTCTATTCGTATTCCTCGTCGTTGCTTAGAATTAAAGCATCAATCAAATCGTATTGTTATAAATTTAAGAAATAAACTTAACCGTCAACCCACTGACAGAGAAATTGCTCAAGAATTAGGGGTATCTTTAACAGAATGGCATGAGGTAAAATTAGCTCATCAAAATAGAGATCTTATCAGCCTAGATACTACCAATAATCAAGAAGATGATAAAAATAGTTTGGTGGACTGTTTACCTGATAATCAATATCATAGTTTTCAATTAGTACAAGAAGATAAAATCCGATTAAATAACGCTTTATGTCAGTTAGAAGATAGCACTCGTAAAGTATTAGAATTCGTTTTTTTACAGGATTTAACCCAAAAAGAAACCGCCGAAAAATTGGGCATTAGCGTTATTACTGTTTCTCGACGAGTGAAAAAAGGTATTGCTAAAATGAGAGGTTTAGTTAACCCCGAAGAATTTTAATAAATTAAATCACTTTTCATTCATTTATATTGATTATTAGTTAGGAATAGGAATAGAAATTACAAAACGATAGGTTGATTCCGTTGAGCCTTGTAAAGATATATTACCTTTTTGAAGACTAGCTAAATAAGCACTAAATAATAAACAAACTAAATCATAATCATAGTTGTTATATTGATTTAATTCTTGGTTAATTTCATCTTTTTTATCTAAAATTTGTGCGAGATTTGTGTTATTTTTTAAAGCCTCTTCATAACTGCTAATTTTTTCAAAAGAAATACCATCTCCTAACCATGGATGAGTTACCCAACAATTGATTTTAAGAATATGTAACCTTTGTGATATGTGTATTTGTATTTCTCCCCCCGCTCTCGAACCTTCAATAATGGTAATAAGAAGATAATATAGAGTTTTCTTGACTTTTTCCCTGTCTAAATTCCAAATTTTTTCCCCTGGTTCGATAGATAATCTTAATGTATGTTCACGACTACGGGCAACACTTTCTAAACTTTTAATAACTTGTGTGCCTAAATTTTCCAAATCAACAGGTACAAATTCGAGGTTAACTTCAGTTTTGATACTAGCTAATTTTGTTACTTCATCTACTAAAGTAATCATCTCTTTGCCACTATCATGAATAATCTCTAAATATTCTAATTGTTTAGGATTAAGTTTCCCATAAATTTCTTGTTTTAAAACACTAGACATTCCAATCACAGAAGTTAAAGGAATCGATAGTTTTTGAGTTAATTTATTTAATAATTGAAAACTTAATCTTCGGATATATTGCTCAGAATCTTTATAATTATTTTTTGTTTCTTGAACAATTAAATTAGATGAACTTTGATCCTTTAAATTGTTTGTTAATATATCTTTATTAAGTTCTTCAATGTTATCAATTAAATCAGAAGTTATTTCTTTTTTTGTAATTAATTGATTTTTTTCATATTCTGCTATACACCAACGAGCAGTAATAGTGAGAAAATTAATATCAGCCGTAGAAAACTGACGAGGTTTTGTATCTATTATCTCTAAACAACCGATACACAAACCGTTAGAGTTAAAGATAGGTACACCCAAATAAGCAATAATTCCATAATGTTGAGTTAGAATACTTTGTTTAAAAAAAATATCATCTAAAGCATTTTCAATAACTAAAGAATTACCACTATCAATAACATGAGTAGCAAAGGCATTGTTTCGATGAATTTTTCTAGTTTTAGCTATATCATTCATCAACCCTAATTTAGATAAACCAAAGGCTGACTTAAGTTGATATTCTTCTTCTAATAAAATACCTAAACAACAAATGGATATACCTAAAGAATTAGCGGCAGTTTGAGTCGCTTCATCAAAAACGGGAATAGTTTTTTCTGGTATTAAATTAAGATTTTTAATAGCCAAAATTCGGTTACTTTCTTTAAGGGTAACTGATTCTTTGTTCCAAATGCAAAATAAAGGTTTTGTCATCCTATCAATGGGGTTTAAGGGGTAAACAAAATTTTAGGTGAGAAGCAAAAAATGTTAGTTTTAAAGTAACAAATAAATTTATCAGTGAATAAAAAATATTCATCTAAGTAATAAGTACGGACTAATTTAAAATTTTAGATAAAGAGTCAAAATTCAAAGATCTTTATTCTCTTTTTTCTCACCTTCTTTTCATTTAGGTTCAAACACTTAATATTATACTTAGATCTTGCACTAAGAATAATATTGACTCAAAGTATATTAGAATTAATTCGATTTACGCTTTAAATTTTATCATCAAATACTTTTTCATCAAAAAATCGTGGGTCTGAAACCCTGCCCTTTAGGGCATTAATTTGATAATATAAATATTGTGCCACAAAGACCTTAAAACGGTAGGTGAGACTCCTAGTGGTGGGACACCTGTTGAAAAGATGAGTTACAGAAATGGTACTCGGTGCAATGCACTACAGACTCAGCCCCTACAAGCAAAGACGTTAAGCGAGTGAAAAGCACAACCCTGAAAGTAAACTGAAAGCAAAAGCTAACAGTGTAGTGGCGATTGACTCCGCCTTGTGGACTGCTGTTGTGTTAGTACTACGGTACGGCAATGTGGTTGTTACGAGCAATAACTGACATTTTCGGTTATCTCCTCTAAAGAATCCTCGTGGCTTTAGCCCGATGGAGTGTCAATAACCTCGCTCTATCATATCCATAGATTTTTATCAAAGAGTATTACGAAATATTGCTAACTTTGTTAAGGACTGTTGCAAAACTCTAGAAAAATTTTTATCGATGTCCATTTTATTTTAAATTTCTATGTATATGCAATTTATAATCAAATAACTGATTTAAAAGATTTTTAGGAGAAAAAACCGTGACAATTCGGGTAGCAGTAGTGGGTGGAGGTCCTGCAGGTTCTTCAGCAGCAGAAGTTTTAGCTTCATCAGGAATTGAAACTTATATTTTTGAAAGAAAGTTAGATAATGCTAAACCTTGTGGTGGTGCAATTCCTCTTTGTATGGTGAGTGAGTTTGATTTACCGCCCGAAATTATTGATCGTCGAGTCCGTAAAATGAAAATGATTTCACCCTCGAATATTGAAGTCAATATCGGTCAAACTCTCAAAGATGATGAATATATTGGAATGTGTCGTCGAGAAGTTTTAGACGGTTTTATGCGCGAACGTGCCGCTAAATTGGGTGCTAATTTGATTAATGGTACTGTTTATCAACTAGATATTCCTAACAACGATAAAGAAGCTTATACCCTGCACTATGCAGATCATTCTAATGGCACTGCCCAAGGGGAAATGAAAACTCTGAAAGTAGATCTAGTTATTGGTGCTGATGGTGCTAACTCTCGTATTGCTAAAGCCATTGATGCTGGTGATTATAACTATGCCATCGCTTTTCAAGAAAGAATTAGGTTGCCTGAAGATAAGATGGCGTACTATGAAGACTTAGCGGAAATGTACGTTGGTAATGATGTTTCTCCAGACTTTTATGCGTGGGTATTCCCTAAATATGATCATGTTGCCGTTGGCACTGGTACAATGAAAGTCAATAAAGCAATGATCAAAGACTTACAAGCAGGAATCCGTCAAAGGGCGGCTAAACGCTTAGAAGGTGGCGAAATCATTAAAGTAGAAGCACATCCTATTCCTGAACATCCTCGTCCTCGTCGTGTAGTTGGTAGAGTTGCTTTAGTCGGTGATGCGGCGGGTACAGTTACTAAGTCTTCAGGGGAAGGCATTTATTTTGCGGCTAAATCTGCGAGAATGTGTGCAGAAGTGATCGTGGAAACCAGTAATAATGGTCAAAAAGTTCCTAGTGAAGCAGACTTAAAAACCTATCTCAAACGTTGGGATAAACAATACGGCACAACTTACTTAGTATTAGATATTTTACAAAGGGTTTTCTATCGCAGTGATGCCACCCGTGAAGCATTTGTAGAAATGTGTGCGGATATTGACGTGCAAAAAATCACTTTTGATAGCTACTTATATAAAACCGTTGTACCTGCTAACCCATTAGTACAAATGAAGATTACAGCTAAAACCATTGGCAGTCTTTTAAGAGGTAACGCCTTAGCACCGTAGTTAATACATATTATATACATGGGCAATGCCCACTGTAAAAGTTAAAAATTCACAAGGGGAATCGTACCACTTCCCGTAGTCGGTACGTCCCCTTTGTTAGTGTTTATAGAATCTATATTTGATGATTTTGGATTAGAAGGATTGCTAATTAAAGAATCGATAAATTCGTTACCTGTACTAAATTTATTTTCAGGTTTATTATCTCTCTCTAAAGTTATATTTAATTTTGGAGTTTTGTCTTTACTTAGATTTTCTTCTATATTTCTCGAATCAAGCCCTTGTAAAGAATCACCTGTAATACTTACATCTTCTATTTGCTGATTTTGTGCCTTAACCTCTGAAAAATTACAA encodes the following:
- a CDS encoding GAF domain-containing protein; amino-acid sequence: MTKPLFCIWNKESVTLKESNRILAIKNLNLIPEKTIPVFDEATQTAANSLGISICCLGILLEEEYQLKSAFGLSKLGLMNDIAKTRKIHRNNAFATHVIDSGNSLVIENALDDIFFKQSILTQHYGIIAYLGVPIFNSNGLCIGCLEIIDTKPRQFSTADINFLTITARWCIAEYEKNQLITKKEITSDLIDNIEELNKDILTNNLKDQSSSNLIVQETKNNYKDSEQYIRRLSFQLLNKLTQKLSIPLTSVIGMSSVLKQEIYGKLNPKQLEYLEIIHDSGKEMITLVDEVTKLASIKTEVNLEFVPVDLENLGTQVIKSLESVARSREHTLRLSIEPGEKIWNLDREKVKKTLYYLLITIIEGSRAGGEIQIHISQRLHILKINCWVTHPWLGDGISFEKISSYEEALKNNTNLAQILDKKDEINQELNQYNNYDYDLVCLLFSAYLASLQKGNISLQGSTESTYRFVISIPIPN
- a CDS encoding NblA/ycf18 family protein; its protein translation is METSAKLSLEQEFKLEVLKDQVQKLSHEQAQEYLIEVFRQMMVKDNLMKQLLRNA
- a CDS encoding RNA polymerase sigma factor SigF, with translation MSHKTASEYKIENEKLFILYQTNQDLKIRNQILELNLGLVRKEVCHWINQCQENYDDLLQVGCIGLIRAIERFNPEKGFAFSSFAIPYIKGEIQHYLRDKGDSIRIPRRCLELKHQSNRIVINLRNKLNRQPTDREIAQELGVSLTEWHEVKLAHQNRDLISLDTTNNQEDDKNSLVDCLPDNQYHSFQLVQEDKIRLNNALCQLEDSTRKVLEFVFLQDLTQKETAEKLGISVITVSRRVKKGIAKMRGLVNPEEF
- the chlP gene encoding geranylgeranyl reductase → MTIRVAVVGGGPAGSSAAEVLASSGIETYIFERKLDNAKPCGGAIPLCMVSEFDLPPEIIDRRVRKMKMISPSNIEVNIGQTLKDDEYIGMCRREVLDGFMRERAAKLGANLINGTVYQLDIPNNDKEAYTLHYADHSNGTAQGEMKTLKVDLVIGADGANSRIAKAIDAGDYNYAIAFQERIRLPEDKMAYYEDLAEMYVGNDVSPDFYAWVFPKYDHVAVGTGTMKVNKAMIKDLQAGIRQRAAKRLEGGEIIKVEAHPIPEHPRPRRVVGRVALVGDAAGTVTKSSGEGIYFAAKSARMCAEVIVETSNNGQKVPSEADLKTYLKRWDKQYGTTYLVLDILQRVFYRSDATREAFVEMCADIDVQKITFDSYLYKTVVPANPLVQMKITAKTIGSLLRGNALAP
- a CDS encoding DUF3531 family protein, whose translation is MQIKFREFNPFDVWIWLEFDHVPSEMEKQYVEELFNSWFYLGKLGGFNAENLQIQELGIDISYMEYDEDLADNSMMSPMHNMGEFEFLGNWGRCWFDLGTSDLISLDILINALRELANEYVGISQLIIGGENEDWTIDKDKNSNFLEE
- a CDS encoding glycosyltransferase family 39 protein, which translates into the protein MTKITKLSIFSYPVINIIFLGLIIRTIIAIYLYPGYDEAYYYIYSQNLDWSYFDHPLLVSLTTGLGVWLTGEVNQFTIRIGTLIIFTASLYFLYLTGKKLFNYQSGLLTLIIASIIPIFTVAFGVLTLPDVPLIFFWTLTLLCCYYEFFASENLLNYQPSYRLILIAICVGLACLSKYHGFILGLGLVGFCLFNSPYRRVFTSYWLYIATVLFILTLFPLLYWNWQHDWVSFGFQLSGRFQSQNSSLLIINPLNIILVALVSIGYLFPSFGFPLWWVSFKSLWNEITIQSNYRYQLILWISLPLTIGFTLLGAVTQILPTWSMPGFWGLTLILGNFVEQWLKYFPRSVKRWLYLSFLMINTIIFIMLLHFNLGLFQKPNQNIFFSGLISPQNDPSTELIDIVQFRHQLTDSRAFTEALKSSDFIFTNQYYLGGYIGMAINSLTNIPLVCFCDDSRGFNYWYPLENLKGKTGLYMTSKRFIEEEDKFSQYFTHWQKITQISLKRSGEITETFYIYQGKDLMIIPKVS
- a CDS encoding ComF family protein translates to MLNNFLSLFLKSNCPLCQRNADNIICQYCEQKLLSCQLTNYKQFGQSDFLLFAWGKYDSYLKRAIAALKYDKNKAIGELLGNWLGEAWLQSGNKKKYPQLMVIPIPLHEDKLKTRGFNQAELIANGFCQVTGYPLQRKLLMRIKNTEAMFGLNPQQRQKNISQAFCLGKDYTKINKYNKILIIDDIYTTGITVNEAIQVLNKVKLKTIGVATVSVTKNES